One stretch of Equus przewalskii isolate Varuska chromosome 9, EquPr2, whole genome shotgun sequence DNA includes these proteins:
- the MARCKS gene encoding LOW QUALITY PROTEIN: myristoylated alanine-rich C-kinase substrate (The sequence of the model RefSeq protein was modified relative to this genomic sequence to represent the inferred CDS: inserted 1 base in 1 codon): MGAQFSKTAAKGEAAGERPGEAAVASSPSKANGQENGHVKVNGDASPAAAEPGAKEELQANGSAPAADKEEPAAAGSGAASPGAAEKDEAAAGAEAAASPAEKEAAAEGEAAEPGSPTAAEGEAASAASSTSSPKAEDGATPSPSNETPXKKKKRFSFKKSFKLSGFSFKKNKKEAGEGAEAEGAAGASTEGGKDEAAGGAAAAAAEAGAASGEQAAAPGEEAAAGEEGAAGGEPQEAKPEEAAVAPEKPAASEEAKAAEEPAKAEEKAEEAAASAAACEAPSAAGPGAPPEQEAAPAEQAAAASASSACAAPSQEAQPECSPEAPPAEAAE; encoded by the exons ATGGGTGCCCAGTTCTCCAAGACCGCTGCGAAGGGAGAAGCCGCcggggagaggcctggggaggcGGCTGTGGCCTCGTCGCCTTCCAAAGCGAATGGGCAG GAAAATGGCCACGTGAAGGTAAACGGCGACGCCTCTCCCGCGGCCGCCGAGCCGGGCGCCAAGGAGGAGCTGCAGGCCAACGGCAGCGCCCCAGCCGCCGACAAGGAGGAGCCCGCGGCCGCCGGCAGCGGGGCGGCGTCGCCCGGCGCGGCCGAGAAAGATGAGGCGGCCGCCGGCGCCGAGGCCGCGGCCAGCCCCGCGGAGAAGGAGGCCGCCGCGGAGGGCGAGGCCGCCGAGCCCGGCTCGCCCACGGCCGCCGAGGGGGAGGCCGCGTCCGCCGCCTCCTCCACGTCTTCGCCCAAGGCCGAGGACGGGGCCACGCCCTCGCCCAGCAACGAGACcc aaaaaaaaaagaagcgcTTTTCCTTCAAGAAGTCCTTCAAGCTGAGCGGCTTCTCCTtcaagaagaacaagaaggaggCGGGAGAGGGCGCTGAGGCCGAGGGCGCGGCCGGCGCCTCCACCGAAGGCGGCAAGGACGAGGCCGCCGGGGGCGCCGCTGCGGCCGCCGCCGAGGCGGGCGCGGCCTCCGGGGAGCAGGCGGCGGCGCCGGGCGAGGAGGCCGCGGCGGGCGaggagggggcggcggggggcgaGCCGCAGGAGGCCAAGCCCGAGGAGGCGGCCGTCGCGCCCGAGAAGCCGGCCGCCAGCGAGGAGGCCAAGGCCGCCGAGGAGCCCGCCAAGGCCGAGGAGAAGGCCGAGGAGGCCGCGGCCAGCGCCGCCGCCTGCGAGGCGCCCTCAGCCGCCGGGCCCGGCGCGCCCCCGGAGCAGGAGGCGGCCCCCGCGGAGCAGGCCGCGGCCGCCTCAGCCTCGTCAGCCTGCGCAGCCCCCTCACAGGAGGCCCAGCCCGAGTGCAGTCCAGAAGCCCCCCCAGCGGAGGCGGCCGAGTAA